A window from Candidatus Nitrospira neomarina encodes these proteins:
- a CDS encoding amylo-alpha-1,6-glucosidase, with the protein MEKKIIRIGDEHYILATSALADARTHVLKHGETFGIFNRYGDIQRIGLGEQGLYHEGTRFLSKLEFNLEESHPFLLSSTIKEDNALLAVDLTNPDRYQNDLTFLPRGTLHISRTKLLWQARCYEQFQFTNYSLNPLILSFSIQFEADFADIFEVRGEQRPQRGVMTTTLLKSKAVVFEYQGLDHIKRITYLTVDPSPTTASTKSMVFEVSLAPHEEKSFHINVACSVEGQVPEPMNFSTARVHAAHALQTAKAQYCKIYSGNEQFNDWLNRSLDDICMMTTDLPQGAYPYAGVPWFSTAFGRDGIITALECLWINPDLARGVLTFLASTQATDIIPDQDAQPGKILHETRKGEMAALKEIPFEQYYGSVDSTPLFVLLAGAYFDRTGDKDFIVSLWPHLERALAWIDEYGDPDKDGFVEYVRQTPNGLAQQGWKDSNDAVFHADGTIAEGPIALCEVQGYVYAAKRAASHLARLLNYHDRAESLLREAQTLRHQFNLQFWSDELGTYILALDRIKQPCAIRSTNAGHTLFTEIATQDRAERIAKGLLEEDFFSGWGIRTIPTTEIRYNPMAYHNGSIWPHDNALIALGMSRYGLTQGVERLLGGLFDLSIQVDLHRLPELICGFPRKPGEGPILYPVACAPQAWAAGAVFLLLQACLGISFHGTDREIRFTHPSLPEFLPAIQIKNLRIGKVSADLEFTRTESDVMINVTRKDDQLSIVAVR; encoded by the coding sequence ATGGAGAAGAAAATTATCCGGATAGGAGATGAGCATTATATTCTGGCGACATCCGCCCTTGCCGATGCCCGAACGCATGTCTTAAAGCATGGAGAAACATTTGGCATTTTTAATCGGTACGGTGATATTCAACGCATTGGGTTGGGCGAGCAGGGACTGTATCATGAAGGAACTCGGTTTCTTTCCAAATTGGAATTTAATCTAGAAGAATCCCATCCTTTTCTTCTCAGCTCCACCATCAAGGAAGACAATGCCTTACTTGCTGTGGACCTGACTAATCCTGATCGGTATCAAAATGATCTGACGTTCCTCCCTAGGGGCACCCTCCATATTTCTCGAACAAAGCTTCTTTGGCAAGCTCGGTGTTATGAACAATTTCAGTTCACCAATTACTCATTAAATCCGTTAATCCTGAGTTTTTCGATCCAATTTGAGGCGGACTTTGCGGATATCTTTGAAGTACGGGGTGAACAACGTCCCCAGCGAGGGGTGATGACCACGACGCTCCTGAAAAGCAAAGCTGTCGTTTTTGAGTATCAGGGGTTGGATCATATCAAAAGGATCACGTATCTTACCGTCGATCCTTCGCCAACAACAGCCTCCACCAAATCGATGGTTTTTGAGGTATCCCTGGCTCCGCATGAAGAAAAATCTTTTCATATCAATGTCGCCTGTTCGGTGGAGGGTCAGGTGCCGGAGCCAATGAATTTTTCCACGGCTCGAGTCCATGCCGCCCATGCTTTGCAAACGGCCAAGGCACAGTACTGTAAGATTTACAGCGGGAATGAACAATTCAATGACTGGCTGAATCGGTCTCTCGATGACATCTGCATGATGACCACTGATCTTCCCCAGGGTGCCTATCCCTATGCGGGTGTGCCATGGTTTAGCACCGCTTTTGGGAGAGATGGCATTATTACGGCGCTGGAATGTTTATGGATTAATCCGGATCTCGCGCGAGGGGTATTGACCTTTTTGGCTTCCACCCAAGCCACGGATATTATTCCGGATCAAGATGCACAACCAGGTAAAATTTTGCATGAAACCCGAAAGGGCGAAATGGCGGCCCTCAAGGAAATTCCCTTCGAGCAGTATTATGGAAGCGTCGATTCGACCCCGCTTTTTGTGCTCTTGGCCGGAGCATATTTCGATCGAACGGGAGACAAAGATTTTATCGTCTCACTCTGGCCTCACCTGGAACGGGCGTTGGCATGGATTGATGAATATGGAGATCCAGACAAGGACGGATTCGTGGAGTATGTTCGGCAAACCCCCAACGGCCTCGCTCAGCAGGGCTGGAAGGATTCCAATGATGCGGTGTTCCATGCAGACGGCACCATCGCCGAGGGACCAATTGCCCTCTGTGAGGTTCAAGGATATGTGTATGCCGCAAAACGGGCGGCGTCTCATTTAGCGAGACTTCTTAATTACCATGATCGAGCAGAATCACTGTTACGTGAAGCTCAAACACTCCGCCACCAATTCAATTTGCAATTTTGGTCAGACGAATTAGGCACGTACATCCTTGCCCTTGATAGAATCAAACAACCCTGTGCAATTCGTTCTACCAACGCCGGGCATACGCTCTTTACTGAAATTGCCACACAGGATCGAGCCGAACGCATCGCGAAAGGATTATTAGAGGAGGATTTTTTTTCTGGTTGGGGAATCCGGACAATCCCCACCACTGAAATTCGATACAACCCCATGGCCTATCATAATGGATCGATCTGGCCACACGACAACGCTCTCATTGCCTTAGGAATGAGTCGGTATGGTTTGACACAAGGTGTCGAACGGCTCTTAGGAGGACTTTTTGATTTGAGTATTCAGGTGGACCTTCATCGACTCCCTGAGTTGATTTGCGGGTTTCCTCGAAAACCTGGAGAGGGTCCAATTCTCTACCCGGTCGCCTGCGCTCCTCAAGCATGGGCGGCAGGAGCCGTGTTTTTATTGTTACAGGCCTGTCTCGGCATTTCCTTTCACGGGACCGATCGAGAAATCCGATTCACGCATCCCTCTCTTCCCGAGTTTTTACCGGCCATCCAGATTAAAAATCTTCGGATAGGAAAGGTTTCGGCAGATCTGGAATTTACACGAACAGAATCAGATGTCATGATCAATGTGACTCGAAAAGATGATCAACTGAGCATTGTGGCAGTCAGATGA
- a CDS encoding response regulator, with product MTNELLLNIFNRDYLVRKRETKSQNPSVGKIVMIVDDDKDFRFLLRDRLVRLGLTCVEAENGEVAKNQLNKKDVDLVITDYRMPKMNGLELIDWLQHTHRYVPIILVSGDLSVPIRNKAKHVGVYAIVEKPCSLSELSTKVQEIFNEF from the coding sequence ATGACCAACGAGTTACTGTTGAACATATTCAATCGTGATTATTTAGTGAGGAAAAGGGAAACAAAATCTCAGAACCCATCAGTAGGAAAAATCGTCATGATTGTTGATGATGATAAAGACTTTCGATTCCTTTTGCGTGACCGCTTGGTCCGATTAGGACTGACATGTGTTGAAGCAGAAAATGGGGAGGTTGCCAAAAATCAACTCAATAAAAAGGATGTCGATTTGGTGATTACGGATTATCGCATGCCCAAGATGAATGGGTTAGAATTAATTGATTGGCTACAGCACACTCACAGATATGTTCCCATAATTTTGGTGTCAGGGGACTTAAGTGTGCCCATCCGAAACAAAGCTAAACATGTAGGGGTTTATGCCATTGTGGAAAAACCCTGTTCTCTCTCTGAACTTTCGACAAAAGTTCAAGAAATTTTCAACGAATTTTGA
- a CDS encoding response regulator, with the protein MAKKNVLIVEDDMNSREGLKAMLGMYGYNADTSKDGLQAIKKIKEKFFEVAVIDINLPPVLNVEINGWDLIRIFRSYNPSIDIIVVSGEKGIQSRAQHLNLVGCLEKPIRPSHLKSLMEALG; encoded by the coding sequence ATGGCTAAAAAAAACGTTTTAATCGTCGAAGATGATATGAATAGTCGTGAGGGCCTCAAGGCCATGCTTGGAATGTATGGATATAATGCCGACACCTCCAAGGACGGGTTGCAAGCCATTAAGAAAATAAAGGAAAAATTTTTTGAAGTGGCCGTCATCGATATCAACCTTCCCCCCGTGTTGAATGTAGAAATCAACGGATGGGATCTCATTAGAATTTTTCGATCGTATAATCCAAGTATCGATATCATCGTCGTCAGCGGAGAAAAGGGCATTCAATCTCGAGCTCAACATCTCAATTTGGTCGGATGCTTGGAAAAGCCCATTCGGCCATCCCATCTTAAATCTCTCATGGAGGCACTAGGCTGA
- a CDS encoding MFS transporter, with product MGASNHSHLSPNRWDLFRNRNFRMLWASQAVSQIGDGLTKVALLWFVYQLTGSALKMTIIGLLQTIPPLVLSPIVGVYLDRLPKKPVMVILDVIRAFLIVLIPVLYLFDALTLEVLFILVFFTAVFSTAFGPALAASLPLLVKPSELMSANSLLQSTTNMGILIGPAICGILIAWLGTQNVLYVDAATFLLSALCLLPIKGHLLTTAPRMANVASKVSQDLAVGMQFVFREKPILRALLITTVFYTLGASAFIYVLPLFVNDHIEADPRWLGWLWSAMGAGMLATSFGLSCVKNLGQNNRIFLIALSMVAGGGALQFLAHSHSVVWGFILVTLIGASTAAFTPIAWSIIQETTPNHLMGRVFTLINTASMAMASGGMVAFGGVADNFGSVAGISMIGFVFFVTGMVVILLNRSSFQGEWLLPWKKMELSAHDDPKRVWSPVRISCSMPLSIHRSRRKNHLWMVDISPYSSDTKPNISPKRGSRAPPWSRKYT from the coding sequence ATGGGTGCTTCCAATCATTCTCACCTCTCGCCCAATAGATGGGATCTATTTAGAAATAGAAATTTTCGTATGCTGTGGGCCTCACAGGCTGTCTCTCAAATTGGAGACGGATTAACCAAAGTGGCTCTCTTATGGTTTGTGTACCAACTGACGGGATCAGCCCTAAAAATGACGATCATCGGACTGTTGCAAACGATCCCCCCGCTGGTCCTGAGCCCCATCGTGGGTGTGTATTTAGATCGATTGCCTAAAAAACCCGTGATGGTGATTCTTGATGTCATCCGAGCTTTTTTAATTGTTCTCATTCCTGTCTTATATCTTTTTGATGCCCTAACCTTGGAAGTGCTGTTTATTTTGGTGTTTTTCACAGCAGTCTTCTCTACAGCGTTTGGGCCGGCCCTGGCTGCATCGCTTCCCCTTCTGGTCAAACCCTCTGAACTCATGTCCGCCAATTCCCTACTTCAATCAACGACAAATATGGGCATACTCATCGGGCCGGCCATATGCGGAATCTTGATCGCATGGCTGGGCACCCAGAATGTTCTCTATGTAGATGCAGCCACGTTTCTGTTATCCGCCTTGTGCCTATTGCCGATCAAAGGTCATTTATTGACGACCGCTCCCAGGATGGCCAATGTCGCGTCGAAAGTAAGTCAGGACTTGGCTGTCGGAATGCAATTTGTCTTTAGAGAAAAACCCATACTTCGCGCCCTCCTCATTACGACAGTCTTTTATACATTGGGAGCCAGCGCCTTTATCTATGTGCTTCCACTTTTCGTCAACGATCACATTGAAGCCGATCCTCGATGGTTGGGGTGGCTGTGGTCGGCTATGGGAGCAGGAATGCTGGCTACCTCCTTTGGCCTGAGTTGCGTGAAGAACCTGGGGCAAAATAATCGGATTTTTCTCATCGCCCTTTCAATGGTTGCGGGAGGAGGTGCGTTGCAATTTCTCGCTCATTCACACTCGGTCGTATGGGGTTTTATTCTCGTCACACTTATTGGGGCCAGTACGGCTGCATTCACGCCTATTGCCTGGTCTATCATTCAAGAAACAACCCCCAACCATTTAATGGGACGAGTGTTTACCTTAATCAATACTGCGAGCATGGCCATGGCCAGCGGAGGAATGGTGGCCTTTGGAGGGGTGGCTGATAACTTTGGTTCAGTGGCTGGCATTTCGATGATTGGTTTCGTATTTTTTGTTACAGGCATGGTCGTGATTTTATTGAATCGCTCCTCCTTTCAGGGAGAATGGCTTCTCCCATGGAAGAAAATGGAACTTTCTGCCCATGATGATCCGAAAAGAGTTTGGAGTCCCGTCAGAATTTCCTGTTCCATGCCACTCTCCATCCATAGATCAAGGAGGAAGAACCACCTGTGGATGGTGGATATCTCGCCGTATTCTTCTGATACAAAACCGAATATTTCCCCAAAACGCGGGTCTCGCGCACCACCATGGTCAAGAAAATACACATAA
- a CDS encoding sigma-54-dependent transcriptional regulator — MPKKIFVVDDEEASREGLAILLAKWGYEVEQAGDGKEALTKIPHLHPDVVITDLVMPGFNGLELIQFLQKELIFSPVIVLTGHGTIETAVSAIKQGAYDYLTKPLDVARLRIMVEKALERGETHREMVLLRKRLKGLWGLGKLVGKSKPMQEIYSLIELAAPTPARVLILGESGTGKELVAQSLHELSDRSKGPFIPVNCTAIPETLLESEIFGHEKGAFTGALDRKPGCFELAHGGTLFLDEVAEMSPSIQAKFLRILQDSSVKRIGGTVPIQVDVRVVAATNKDPLKAMQDGSLREDLYYRLNVCVIHLPPLRDRKDDIPLLVKALIEEFNVNYSRTVQSMNDEALERLMNHTWPGNVRELRNAVERAVMTCTADVITTAHLPEFAKIADSESPEEREGAVRLPMGSTIEDAERQLIIQTLKHHHNNKTRAAEILGVSLKTLHNKLHRYGLHDAIER; from the coding sequence ATGCCAAAAAAAATCTTTGTGGTTGATGATGAAGAGGCTTCTCGTGAAGGGTTGGCAATCCTTTTGGCGAAATGGGGCTATGAAGTGGAACAAGCTGGGGATGGGAAGGAAGCTCTGACTAAAATCCCTCACTTGCATCCTGATGTGGTCATTACCGATTTGGTTATGCCTGGATTTAATGGACTCGAGCTCATTCAGTTTCTTCAGAAAGAATTAATATTCAGTCCGGTCATCGTCCTGACTGGTCACGGGACCATTGAGACGGCTGTTTCGGCTATCAAGCAGGGCGCGTACGATTATTTGACTAAACCCCTGGATGTGGCCAGGCTGCGCATTATGGTGGAAAAAGCATTGGAAAGAGGAGAGACCCATCGAGAAATGGTTTTGTTGCGTAAACGACTGAAAGGGTTGTGGGGACTGGGTAAATTGGTGGGTAAGAGTAAGCCCATGCAGGAAATTTACAGTCTCATTGAACTGGCAGCCCCGACGCCGGCTAGAGTCCTCATTCTCGGGGAGAGTGGCACAGGAAAAGAATTAGTCGCACAAAGTCTCCACGAACTATCCGACCGAAGTAAAGGGCCCTTTATTCCGGTAAATTGTACGGCCATCCCTGAAACCCTCCTGGAGAGCGAAATTTTCGGACATGAAAAAGGCGCGTTTACGGGCGCCTTGGATAGAAAACCGGGGTGTTTCGAACTGGCACATGGCGGGACACTTTTTCTGGATGAAGTGGCCGAAATGAGTCCTTCCATTCAAGCCAAATTTCTGAGAATTCTTCAAGATTCTTCAGTCAAAAGGATTGGCGGAACAGTTCCCATCCAGGTGGATGTTCGTGTCGTAGCGGCGACGAATAAGGATCCTTTGAAGGCCATGCAGGATGGATCATTGCGCGAAGATCTTTATTATCGCTTGAATGTGTGTGTCATCCATCTCCCGCCTCTCCGGGACAGAAAAGACGATATTCCTTTATTGGTAAAGGCCTTAATTGAAGAATTTAATGTCAATTATTCGAGAACCGTCCAGTCAATGAATGATGAAGCCTTAGAGCGCTTAATGAATCATACCTGGCCCGGAAATGTCCGTGAATTGCGTAATGCCGTTGAACGGGCCGTGATGACGTGTACGGCTGATGTGATTACGACTGCGCATCTTCCCGAATTTGCCAAAATAGCGGACAGTGAAAGTCCAGAGGAGAGGGAGGGCGCAGTGCGACTGCCGATGGGATCGACAATCGAAGATGCTGAACGCCAACTTATCATTCAGACCTTAAAACATCATCATAACAATAAGACACGGGCAGCGGAGATTCTCGGTGTCAGTTTGAAAACTCTTCACAATAAGCTTCACCGGTACGGATTACACGATGCGATTGAACGTTAA
- a CDS encoding glycosyltransferase family 4 protein, with product MRIAQVAPLYESVPPKLYGGTERVVSYLTDELVRQGHQVTLFASGDSVTTAHLVAPCQRALRLDRHCIDPLAHHVTMLELVHRDSQQFDIIHFHTDYLHFLLFQQIKHKTLTTLHGRLDIPDLVPLYKQFSDMPLTSISFSQREPLPWVNWVGNVYHGLPAEHYTFREEPGEYLAFIGRISPEKRVDRAIAVAKRVGIPIRIAAKVDKVDHAYFEETIKPLLNHPLVEFLGEIGEREKDAFLGKAKALLFPIDWPEPFGLVMIEALACGTPVIAYHRGSVPEVLTQGVAGFIVQDIHEAVKAVENLETLKRTACRQIFEERFTAEVMAKKYLALYSSLIRLGPQLEAA from the coding sequence ATGCGAATAGCGCAGGTCGCTCCCTTATATGAAAGTGTGCCCCCGAAACTCTATGGAGGAACGGAACGGGTCGTCTCGTATCTAACTGACGAACTGGTGCGGCAAGGCCATCAAGTGACGTTGTTTGCGAGTGGAGATTCGGTGACCACGGCGCATTTGGTTGCACCCTGTCAGAGGGCTCTCCGGCTTGATCGCCATTGCATTGATCCCCTGGCCCACCATGTTACGATGCTGGAACTGGTTCATCGAGACTCCCAACAATTCGATATCATTCATTTCCATACGGATTACCTGCATTTTCTCCTTTTCCAACAGATCAAACATAAAACATTGACCACCTTGCATGGCCGATTGGATATCCCTGATCTCGTGCCGTTATATAAACAATTCAGCGATATGCCGCTGACTTCTATTTCCTTTTCTCAGCGAGAACCCCTGCCATGGGTTAATTGGGTTGGGAATGTTTATCATGGCTTGCCTGCGGAGCACTACACCTTCCGGGAAGAGCCTGGTGAGTATTTGGCTTTCATTGGAAGGATATCGCCGGAAAAGAGGGTGGATCGCGCCATTGCCGTGGCAAAACGCGTAGGTATCCCTATTCGTATCGCCGCGAAAGTGGACAAAGTGGATCATGCCTATTTTGAGGAAACGATCAAACCTCTTCTGAATCATCCCCTGGTGGAATTTTTGGGGGAAATTGGGGAAAGAGAAAAAGATGCGTTTTTAGGAAAAGCCAAAGCTCTCCTGTTTCCCATTGATTGGCCGGAACCCTTCGGGTTGGTCATGATTGAGGCATTAGCGTGCGGGACTCCTGTCATTGCCTACCATCGCGGATCGGTTCCCGAAGTGTTAACACAGGGTGTAGCGGGATTTATCGTTCAAGATATTCACGAGGCGGTGAAAGCTGTTGAAAACCTTGAGACTCTCAAAAGAACCGCATGTCGGCAAATATTCGAAGAACGGTTTACTGCAGAAGTTATGGCGAAAAAATATCTTGCTCTCTACTCCTCACTCATTCGCTTGGGGCCTCAATTGGAGGCAGCGTAA
- a CDS encoding MFS transporter: MSNLSLSSSGIPQPLALPSNPPLLFQRNFGLLWWSQLISQIGDGVTKLALLWFVYAVTGSALQTTVIGILQTLPPILLGPFIGVFIDRFPKKIILITTDLIRALLIGLIPCLVSHEAFTVEYLYVLVFCNAVATSLFAPALFATIPFIVKKSALTAANALLQSTMSLGVIFGPLLSGLGIALLNSQNVLCLNVLTYIGSAICLVFISIPEVPHEAPFPEATLRTSISSYVKDLQEGVQFTFFRQPVIRLLILTAGLYSFVISAFHTLLPVLGRNMLKLGPVEVGYITSGVGVGLFLASVFLAKVALGAPWQRIRLLVTTSLFTAFALWGFTGISELSLSLLVVLLIGMGSGVLTPIEWGIIQEISPPQLIGRVLALYGTLAMLAAIGGMTTFGWVTEQFGEFWTLLGMGMVLLLTSYIAFTISRRVRNSTAEMNGLEK, translated from the coding sequence ATGTCCAATCTTTCTCTATCTTCTTCCGGCATTCCTCAACCTCTAGCTCTCCCCTCTAATCCCCCCCTTTTATTTCAACGGAATTTTGGACTGCTTTGGTGGAGTCAGCTAATTTCCCAAATCGGGGATGGGGTGACCAAGCTGGCATTGTTATGGTTTGTCTATGCGGTGACCGGTTCCGCTCTCCAAACCACAGTCATTGGAATCTTGCAAACACTCCCTCCGATTTTACTCGGTCCCTTCATAGGGGTATTTATTGATCGTTTTCCCAAAAAAATTATTCTCATCACCACCGACCTCATACGAGCCCTGCTTATCGGCCTCATTCCCTGCCTGGTCTCTCATGAGGCGTTTACCGTTGAATATTTGTATGTCTTGGTGTTTTGCAATGCCGTTGCAACTTCCTTATTCGCGCCGGCCTTATTCGCCACCATTCCATTCATCGTGAAAAAATCGGCTTTAACGGCTGCCAATGCCTTACTGCAGAGCACCATGAGTTTGGGAGTGATTTTCGGCCCCCTGTTAAGCGGACTGGGGATCGCCCTATTAAATTCCCAGAACGTTCTCTGCCTCAATGTCCTGACGTATATCGGGTCGGCCATATGCCTTGTATTTATTTCCATTCCGGAAGTGCCACACGAAGCGCCTTTCCCGGAGGCAACCCTAAGAACTTCCATCAGCAGCTATGTCAAAGACCTACAAGAAGGCGTTCAATTTACTTTCTTCCGTCAGCCTGTCATCCGTCTGCTTATTTTGACAGCAGGATTGTATAGCTTCGTCATCAGTGCCTTTCATACGTTATTGCCGGTCCTCGGCAGGAATATGTTGAAACTGGGTCCGGTGGAGGTTGGGTATATCACTTCCGGCGTGGGTGTGGGCCTATTTTTGGCCTCTGTATTCCTGGCGAAAGTTGCCCTGGGAGCACCTTGGCAACGCATTCGCCTTCTGGTGACCACTAGCCTATTCACGGCATTCGCTCTTTGGGGATTCACCGGGATATCGGAGTTATCCCTCAGTCTCCTGGTCGTCCTCCTTATTGGAATGGGAAGTGGGGTCTTAACACCTATTGAATGGGGAATAATCCAGGAAATTTCTCCTCCACAACTTATCGGACGAGTGTTGGCCCTGTATGGAACATTGGCCATGCTCGCTGCTATTGGGGGAATGACCACATTTGGCTGGGTGACGGAACAGTTCGGAGAATTTTGGACCCTACTGGGGATGGGAATGGTTCTATTGCTGACGTCCTATATCGCGTTTACAATCTCCCGACGAGTCCGAAATTCTACAGCGGAGATGAATGGTCTTGAAAAATAA
- a CDS encoding ATP-binding protein: MRLNVKGKEAFGVTVLTLVVVVGSTFLNLSQLSSVIVQETSEQVSLIKRQIFEYSKRVVLNAQSPDMHPVVLLATNQELKKFLEASVGYSPHLLYALIVDPQGKTLLHSEGAKTERTHPIRPKLEDLLSLGPIDRFTVLYQEGSIFDSTLPITWENVPIGKVIVGIHTSLLRERMTSSLKTSVVFALVALPIAWLLTMGLATLTLRPIHALAEQMEQLRQGRFDVLTDLSRTDEFRELASQLQLLGQQLKSDRLKTLSEETHLQGVIEHLEDGVIVIDDQGKTLFLNQAMEFMVDIPGPHLPGHRLESLGESFTPLIRLVNQALAEKKDLKAVPCSLPRKGELKSFYISVIYLRSSPRFHGAMILCRDIESMKTLQSLVRYAAQLTTLGQLTSGLAHEVKNPLNAMVIHLEILKEEAKGLNGDFQKSLEVLEGEVHRLDRVVLGFLKFMRPQELELSSVNVNQLLQRELSLVEREWGNKGIRFVLDFESDLPAISADPDLLSQVFLNIILNACQAMEEQGGDIRVATSTHQDNEIRISISDQGPGIPPEMQEKIFQLYYTTKHHGSGLGLSLVYRFIQLHEGVIDVQTEMGKGTTFNIRLPRNI, translated from the coding sequence ATGCGATTGAACGTTAAGGGAAAGGAAGCGTTTGGCGTTACAGTCCTTACCCTGGTGGTGGTGGTTGGTAGTACATTCCTCAATCTTTCTCAGTTAAGCAGTGTCATCGTCCAGGAAACCTCGGAGCAGGTTTCTCTCATTAAACGACAAATTTTTGAGTACAGTAAGCGGGTGGTGCTGAATGCTCAGTCACCCGATATGCATCCTGTTGTCTTGCTGGCCACCAATCAGGAACTCAAAAAATTTCTTGAAGCCAGCGTGGGGTACTCGCCCCATCTCCTCTATGCCCTCATTGTTGATCCTCAAGGGAAAACCCTTTTACATTCCGAAGGGGCTAAAACTGAACGTACGCATCCGATCAGGCCCAAACTTGAAGATCTTCTTTCCTTGGGACCCATTGACCGTTTCACTGTGCTTTATCAGGAAGGATCCATTTTTGACAGTACGCTTCCCATAACCTGGGAGAATGTCCCCATCGGCAAAGTCATTGTCGGAATCCATACCAGTCTGCTTCGTGAAAGAATGACCTCTTCTTTGAAAACCAGTGTTGTGTTTGCTTTGGTGGCCTTGCCAATTGCCTGGTTGTTAACTATGGGCCTGGCGACGTTGACCTTGCGCCCTATCCATGCCCTGGCCGAGCAAATGGAGCAACTTCGTCAAGGACGTTTTGATGTGTTAACGGATTTAAGCCGGACCGATGAATTTCGAGAATTGGCTTCGCAGCTTCAGTTGTTGGGGCAACAACTGAAATCGGATCGTCTCAAAACCCTGAGTGAGGAGACACACCTTCAAGGAGTGATCGAACATTTGGAAGATGGGGTGATTGTCATTGATGATCAAGGAAAAACGTTATTTCTCAACCAAGCCATGGAATTCATGGTGGATATCCCTGGGCCTCATCTTCCAGGTCATCGATTGGAGTCTTTGGGAGAATCCTTTACCCCACTGATTCGATTGGTTAACCAAGCGTTAGCGGAAAAGAAAGACCTGAAGGCCGTCCCCTGCTCTTTGCCCAGAAAAGGAGAATTGAAGTCGTTTTATATTTCGGTGATCTATTTAAGATCCTCCCCACGGTTTCATGGTGCGATGATTTTATGCAGAGATATAGAATCCATGAAGACTCTCCAATCGTTGGTTCGATATGCTGCCCAGCTCACGACTTTGGGGCAACTGACTTCAGGGCTCGCCCATGAGGTCAAAAATCCTCTGAACGCAATGGTTATTCATCTTGAAATATTAAAGGAGGAAGCCAAAGGCCTCAATGGAGACTTCCAGAAAAGTTTGGAGGTCCTGGAAGGGGAAGTCCATCGTTTGGATCGTGTCGTACTTGGTTTTTTGAAATTCATGCGTCCGCAAGAGCTGGAACTTTCCTCCGTGAATGTCAATCAGTTGCTCCAGAGGGAGTTGAGCCTAGTAGAAAGGGAATGGGGAAATAAGGGCATCCGCTTTGTCCTGGACTTTGAGTCTGACCTGCCAGCCATTTCCGCAGATCCTGATCTCTTAAGTCAGGTTTTTCTCAACATTATCTTGAATGCCTGTCAAGCCATGGAAGAACAAGGCGGGGATATTAGGGTTGCCACCTCGACCCATCAAGATAATGAAATACGGATTTCTATCAGCGACCAAGGTCCTGGTATTCCTCCTGAAATGCAAGAAAAAATTTTCCAATTATATTACACTACCAAACATCATGGAAGCGGTCTGGGTCTCTCGTTGGTCTATCGCTTTATTCAATTGCATGAAGGAGTGATTGATGTTCAAACGGAAATGGGAAAAGGCACCACCTTTAACATCCGATTACCAAGAAACATCTGA
- a CDS encoding BON domain-containing protein has protein sequence MKHHSRDLSVMSLAVTLIAWSQVFGSPILLELTSSVPDGTLVLQVQDHQAKPTPKLESSEKTRQKPSDQDNIVQSQNLSLKLAFMEDSRLFPYEIDCRIQEKTVELRGEVSVEEEKTIVTAITTNLIKGKEIINHIEVRPSLRAAIQAKMDARLTELVKQRFAHSQTLREANFEIMTIRGVVSLSGRTRFQVIVLEGAQAAREIPGVIAVNTQNVRLEAGND, from the coding sequence ATGAAACATCACTCTCGTGATCTTTCAGTCATGAGTCTGGCCGTGACGCTAATTGCCTGGAGCCAGGTATTCGGCTCACCAATTCTCTTGGAATTGACTTCCTCTGTTCCTGACGGAACTCTTGTGCTCCAAGTCCAGGATCATCAAGCGAAACCCACCCCGAAACTGGAATCTTCCGAGAAAACCCGGCAGAAACCATCAGACCAAGACAACATTGTCCAATCCCAGAACTTGTCATTAAAACTGGCATTTATGGAGGATTCTCGCCTCTTTCCATACGAAATTGATTGCCGGATCCAGGAAAAAACGGTGGAATTGAGAGGTGAAGTTTCTGTGGAGGAAGAAAAGACCATAGTCACAGCCATCACCACCAATCTGATCAAGGGGAAAGAAATTATCAATCACATCGAAGTTCGCCCCTCTTTGCGCGCCGCCATACAGGCCAAAATGGACGCTCGCCTGACTGAATTGGTGAAACAACGGTTTGCTCATAGTCAAACGCTGCGGGAAGCCAATTTTGAGATCATGACGATTCGGGGAGTGGTTTCTCTGAGCGGGCGGACCCGATTTCAGGTGATTGTCTTGGAGGGGGCACAAGCGGCCCGTGAAATTCCTGGCGTCATCGCAGTCAATACTCAAAATGTTCGTCTCGAGGCAGGGAATGATTGA